agcaagaggacaggagggtcgggcaggcaagaggggatggaagggcgggcgagggcggggcaaggcatggctgcagccacgacggctctgaggcgttgctgcatatcagcataatatttcaaccatggttcaagccccaccttaggaaaaaactcatatttgtgggtgcctctgggtgacgctgtgatgctggaactctgcatgtacaggagccttgtaagcagctttctctctgcttgatttacagcagtcatgtccaacaggtagattgtgatctaccagtagatcactggatgtctgtggtagatcactggtaggtcactggcacccctaaaaaaagctcacccaaaattttcctcctccctcaaaaaagttgaactatgacctgaagccctaaacaaaaatgggcctccctcccttctaaaagaagctcaacaagtttgacctaaaccccaaaaaacagggcttcccttcctttaaaaaaaactcaacagctttgacctgaaccccccaaaagggggtagatcacccacagttttaaactctgagtagagtctcttgggaggtggccacccctgatttacagtatacagatgcaggaggaggggtagactggaacaccaatgctttttataaacatcactgtgtctgtcaaagctacagcctcccccctttcttattcacttctttttagccttgcagagccaccttagtcaaattgaatcctctgagtctgcaccctcattaaatcgccaatagaactcttaatgctcctgaatgctcattaacaactcccacttaagaacaatagggtgaaatggtcagctattgaatcttgcctggggatatatgctccattgtcttaactgcttaactactggtagccactttgctttatttatttgatgtgtttttgttactgctgtgtcccccccccccagcaagcggagacttagctgctcttgctaaagcaaagccctttccacttcagtttttggaggggaaaagtgctggttatggtctgtaaaatacattattttttttgcttctagggggggggcagctgccccctcctgcccccctgcctacgcccatgattgtagtcccaaaacatcaggaaggccgaggttgcctatgcctggtatagatccTCCCTGAAGAACATGGGAAATTGAAGTTTTGTGAGAATGCAGAGAAAACCTCTTTAGCATTCTCTATAACCTCCATAAAATCAATATTGCCAACAATTCTTGCGAGAAAACAGTGGCAGACAACCGGCTTAAGTTTAGAAACAGACAGAAATCCTTTCCCCTCATTAagataaaaaatttttttatctgtgttttattgTTAACTTCACTATCTACGTTCCTTAGAATTTCGTTGGAATAAGTGCTATATGATTTCTTTCCACAAGTTACAACAACCCACTTACATATGCCAGAATTTCTGAAATGCCCTTAGGAAGACAAAGACAACTTTTTGAGTCTTCAGTTAATGAAATAGCCAAACTTAACTCACCAGTGATGGAAACCTCAATGCTGTTACTCTGTTTAGACTGTCGTCCTGCACTGCTTTCTTCCATGTAGGCACagacaaatgttttatttatttcctgaaatTCTGCAGTGATTTCCAGGGTATTTTTGATCTGTTCTTGGAGTTCAGTCCACCCATCATCTGCCTTCCTTTCATAAAATAAGAACTTGGATGCCAGCTGCCCTTCTGGGTGGGAGCATTTCAGCTTGATCTGTTGTCCTTGGAGAAAGGTCTGTCTTGGAGAGATAATGGACAGCTCTGGACCTGGTGGAGGTGGATCTGCATTGGGGAAAGGGAAGTGCAAGGGGAaaaggcagtgccagatttacatatacctaaacaagttatagcttagggcccccagAAAAaatagcgacaatttgttgttgacataggacagctggacatataaagggcacaactaccttcagtagcttagggcctcatcaaacctaaatccggccctgggaaAATGCCATCCAACCCCCTTCCTTAAGCTATTCTCCTGTAGTCTCTCATCCACGAATTCTTTAAATGAGCTGTTGGTTCAAAGTATGCTTGTTTAGTGCCAGGAATGCCTTGGTCCTTCTCAGTCCTACACTAAACAAATGCTACACACAGATTTCCACGATGTACTTACTTGGGGTCCTTATCATATTCTCACCTAAACAAGCATTTTTGAACCATAggttgccagatgttgttggactgcaacacccATAAAGCTGGTTGGTGGatgactgatgagagttgtagaccaaccatctctctccccctccaagaATGAAGGACACATCTATAAACTTGTCCTGAGTCTTTGCTGTATCcctgttccacagggagggtgccactaccaagaaggccctctgccttatgATGATATTTGAATTTTGTACATATTCATATTCAATTAATAAAATTCTCCCCCTGTTCCTGTGACCAGCCAAACTGCCCAGACTCAATCCAGCTTCCCACTTCAACTTCCAAGAGATCCGTATTGCAAAGAAAGACCTCCTTACCCAACACCAAAATCCTGATGGAGTTGCTCTCTCTGGATGCGATCTCTCGCCCAGATTCCACAATGTGGTACCTGCAGGAATAATTTCCACCATCTTGAGGAAGgaggtgcagggtgtgtgtgatgttgcccagagaggaggaggaggaggaggaggagggcgtgaTTGAATGCAGATACTGTTGGTCCCTGAAAAACTGAGTCCTTGATACATGGCGGGTTTCGGAAGATGAGCACTTGAGTTCTACAGATTCCCCACTTGTATAGACATCCTTctttggagaaacagagaaaactgGAGCAGGAGGAAGGTCTGAAAGAGAAGTTGAAGGAACAGAGGTTTTTGTGGCTAGCTTCTTAAGCACTTTTGTCACCCTGGAATTCAGAGCATAGCAATGCTACAGACTTAAATGGAAGTAAAACTAGTTCCTATTCCCAGCTAACAGTTGGGATTTTTGTTCTGGTTGGGGTCCAGGAATCTTTGACAGAGAATTCCCCATATATGAGATCAGGGCTACAGTCTGAGATGAGACTGTGCAACTTCTAGACCAATTCCAACAGCACCTCTCCTTCAAATTAAGCTATATTAGAAACATAAACCAATGTTATAGCAATTGTGCTCTCTCGCCTTCCCTAAGGAACAAGGAGAATGTTGACTGTGACTATATTCAGGGACCTTGCTTTTTGTTCCTTGGACCTGGCAAATTGAAAACAACAGAGTGGCTTGGGCAGAATCACCCAGGTGGTTTATACTTTGTGTGTATCATTCATTCACAAAGGGAATGTTCCTCACCAGCGACCGACAGCACCACCTCGGTGAAGACCAGAATATTCCTCAAGCACTGTTTCTCGCCACGTAAGCAAAGGCTTACACAGTTCTTCAACTTTgggtcaccagatgttgttgaactgcagcttccatcaagCTGGCaagggatgttgggagctgtagaGCAGCAACAATATCTCTGTCCCCCAAGACTGAAGAACTGCTTAAAATAAATCTGCCCCTTTGCTACACCACATTAAAGCCCATCTTCACTACAGACTTGAATCTTCAGTATTGTACTCTGTTGGCTTCCCCAAGGAACTACAGTATGATGGTGGCAGTTTTGTGACTATGCTGAGGGATCTTGGCCAGAGCTCCTTTGATCTCTCTCACAGTTACAATTACCAAAATGgcttgataaaaaaattccttcagtagcaccttaaagaccaactaagttttttattttggtatgagctttcgtgtgcatgcacacttcgtcagatacacttgaaacagaagcaaccaaacTCTTATAtacagtgagagggggggggtgatgggaatgggtgatgggctgataggagaggtaaacctgttgatggctgttaacgactgctgatggctgcaataggtcctgcgggggggggggggagcaagggctgaggctaaagaaagcttgatcatgaataatgagataagaatccaaaaTGGCTTGGGCAGTGTAGGAGCCATGATTCCCACGCTGGCTTAGCTTTTGTGCATGCAATTCTGTCACAAAGAGTACGTTTCTCACCAGTGATGGACAGCACAACCTCGTTACTCAGTGAAGACAGGAAGAGTCTCTTTCCCTCCAGGTAAGCACAgacaaatgttttgtttgtttccaggTATTCTGTGGAAACCTCCAAGATATTTTGTGCCTGTTGTCCATACACGACCGGTACACCATTTCTCTTTTCATAGAAATAGAACAGCGTTGGCCTCTGTCTTTCTGGGGGGGAGCATATCAATGAAACCTTTTCTCCTCGAGCAAAGGTGCTGTGTGGAGGTGAAAGagacagccaaaggcctgatggATGTGCAGCCACAGTATCTGAGAAACAGAGGGAGATACAAGAAAAAGACAGTTCGGCCACTCCCTTAGGATCTCCCCATTGCATTAGATGATTCATGAATCCCTATAACCTTCCACAATTCTTCAATTTCTGTTTGGGATTGACTGTCCCAACCCTTCCCATTCCACCTTTTACTCCAATGCCTCTTAAACTCAAAATCAGATTttgaaaatctctctctcctcccttctccccttccccccaaaaaacctatttGGACCTGGAAATCCCGGATCTGTGCTTAGAAAGCAGAGCATGAAAGGAAGTGTAGGTGATCCCTTTGACTCACCATTCATACCCTTCAGCTCTGGGACTTCAAAATAAGGGACAGGATAAGGAACAAAGTGCCACAACAATATATCCACATCTAAATTTTACAATGTGTTCACACCGACAGTATCTCTCTACCACTCAATACTTGAGGTTATATTAATTGGATTACCTGCAAGGGCCGTCATCCAGGAAAGAGCCGAAAATGAGgctgaaagagaagagaggaggaaaatgtTGTGCTTATattatgtaaaaagaaaaagaaaaaggcatcgTTTCAAGTTTCATAATCTGTACTCCTAAATAGCCTCATACACATTTTGTTTTGCACAGCAATCTCCTCTAATTTGACACATTTCTGAATGTTATGTTCACCAATATATGGATTTAtaagcacactttaccccagaatattgtttattttaaaataataaaagtatcaATGACAAAAgcaataatgatggtgatgatgatgtaaaAAGAACTGTACAAATCTACTTGATCAGTGGTCTTGGTGGAAATAAAAACCCCAGAAAAATTGTGAGCCCAGGCAAGGGATTGTCAACCAGTCCTTCAGGTATGGTGTACAAGCCCTCAGCAACAGGTTTTTATTAGCCCCCCCCCAGGAAAgtgaaaaaaaaccacacacacccaactttCCCATGCCAATGACATTGTGTGAATGCTGCAAAGGATTTGCCTGAGATGTGCTCATCCCACCCTAAAGACCCATCTGGAAACAGAGAACAGAGGCAGAAGTTTTGAGTAAACGCAGACAGTGGAAACTGGGAAAGGAAATGTAGATAGGAGGCTCCAGAAGAAGGAAAAGAGTGGGGTTGGAGGGGAGAAGAAAATGGTCTTACCCAGGAGGACAAGGAGACAGCCAATTTGCTCCATGCTTCAAAGGCTGAgtttagaagcagcagcagcactgagcTGATGTATCTACAATAGTAATCTTCTTTCCAAACACACTGAGAAGAAACACAGTGGCATTGCTGAGCATTATGGGTGCGCCATTGGTGTCAAACGGGGCTGACCACCAGGGTGGCCTCAAGAAGAGTTCCCAGCATGCCTTGCAGCACTGAGCTGCTCTGCAGAAGCTGTCATGGCCACTCCCAAATGCAGATGTGGAAGCTGAGAGAAATTGGGTAACTGATAAAATGCTGAGCACGTTAGCACCTACCTTAGGGAACACAGGGAAGCTGGGGCTTTTTAAAGTCAATGGGGAATGACAAAAGATCTTTGAAAAACACAAACACTCATTTACAGTTATCAAGCACAGTACACACAGCTCGCAGATGGAGGGGTTGAAAAAAGTGTCCTTGAAGCCAATGCCTTTTTCGTGGGAAAAGAGGCAAGGCTGGCAATCTTCCTCCACTTCCTAATTTCACTTCTCATTTCATTCCTCTCTTCCCATTATCCATGGCTTGCATGTCCCTGACCAAGAAATCCCAGACAATCTGCCTCAAATTATTCCATTCACCTCTCACAGAGTCACAAACCTTAGGAaaaccttagcaaactacagcgcCCTGAATTCTTGCAAGGAAGGAATGTTCTTCAAATGAAGTCTGTACCCAGCCTAAGTTCCTGGAATAAGAAAGCTTCAAACATTTGCCTCTCACATTGTGattatacacccacccaccccaaaagtcTGTAAGCAAGTCCTCCACCCTCTTCAAACCCCCAAATGTCAGCTTATTTGATGCAAAGCATGCTGTAAATGCTTGTGGTCTGGCCTGTGGCCAACAGCTCTTGACCACCATCACATGTCTTGTCTTATTCATAgcctttctcccacttcctctgaACTCTGGGGCTGTGAAAAGTAGATTTTGTACATGCATCTCTGCTACACCCAGTCACTGAAGGCTCAGCCTGTTTAGTGTGGCCCATAGAATCCAAAATTCTAGAACTTTCCACCCCAGTAGGGCAGACGGTTCACAGGGTATGAAGAAGggcttgctcacaaatttattgacagctgcatgaattactatagctaggaagtggaaggagcaagcagaatataaaatggaacaaTGGTATAAAGGAGTGTGGGATATAGCTAcgaatgataaattaacatgtgctattaaggtacgacagggaatatgcag
The window above is part of the Zootoca vivipara chromosome 13, rZooViv1.1, whole genome shotgun sequence genome. Proteins encoded here:
- the LOC118095755 gene encoding uncharacterized protein LOC118095755, encoding MEQIGCLLVLLASFSALSWMTALADTVAAHPSGLWLSLSPPHSTFARGEKVSLICSPPERQRPTLFYFYEKRNGVPVVYGQQAQNILEVSTEYLETNKTFVCAYLEGKRLFLSSLSNEVVLSITDLPPAPVFSVSPKKDVYTSGESVELKCSSSETRHVSRTQFFRDQQYLHSITPSSSSSSSSLGNITHTLHLLPQDGGNYSCRYHIVESGREIASRESNSIRILVLGKEVFLCNTDLLEVEVGSWIESGQFGWSQEQGENFIN